The DNA region AATCAGCATCCACATTAACATCGCAAAATTGAATTGATGTAACCATTAATCATTGGGCAATCTACTTTACTAATAAAGCAGTAACATACGGACTACAAAATCagttcaaaataaaaactatttaagTCTAGAGCACACATTCATGTTTCCAGAGAGTGTTATCTCTTCTTCAGAAAGAAGCTTGTTAGGTACTGCTACTTGTGTGTAGATACAGTTACCAAGTATGAAGTGAATTCTTTCGCGCAAACAGTTGTAAAATATTGATGAATTGCCGCCACATAACTTCCAACTACCTGCTATCAACAAGAAGTTAGAATATTCAGCCCAATTCTTGAGGAAAATCTGGATTAATTTACAGCAGATAACATTATATAGGTATAAGCTAGTACCATAACCCTCTCTTGATCAAGTGAAAGGTAAAATCCTCAAAATTGACGCTTTGGTCTACTGTCTGCGGGTGAGACCCTTATAGCTCTTCCATTCAAGTCCTGCAACCAATACAAGATAATATCAGACTTTGGTGGTTAAATACATATATTTAGCACAAACACCCCAGATTAAAGGTGTGTCCGGTGTGAGACATGCCACCGACAAGAAATTATCATTGCTTGAATTCTGATAAGTAGATTTTCAAACCACAAATAATTCATACGTTAAGACCGTGCTAATGCAACACTTTTTTATCAAAATGCAACTTTTAAAAACTAAATTTGACATGTGAATTCTGACATAAAAAAAATCCTGCATCATTTGTGTTCTAGAAAACACTGAAACATGTCcggaaaaaaacaaacaatataaaTCCACAAAGTATTCTTTTTGCAGAGGGATTTGTGCTTACCACGCCATCTAAGGATTGAATAGCACCATTGACCTCTTCAGCACTACCAAAAGTCACAAATCCAAAGCCTCTAGACCTTCCACTTTCCCTATCATAGATTACCTTAGCTTCTATAACCCTTCCTTGTTCTTGGAACAATGACTCAAGTGCCAAGTTGTCAACACCCCAAGCAAGATTACCCACATGAACCCGGTGTTCGCTATCTGAACCACCTCTTGGAGGACCTCTAGAACCAGAACTATCACCAAAACGAGAATTCTCACCGCCATAACGAGGATTGTCACCAAATCGAGAATTCTCACCGCCATACCGAGGATTGTCACCAAAACGAGAATTTTCACGAGGTGGAGGAGGTCCAGAATTCACTCTCAATTCCCTTCCATCCACTAGCTGTAAATTTCCAACAAATATTTCCTCAGATATTATATACAATATAGCCAAATCCCTCCATAAAACCACAATTATAGTAAAACATAATCACATTTCACATCATATAAATGTAACTATAAAAGTTACAATGGATAAGATATGGATAAGGTACTACCGTAATCATTTCCATAGCCACATTTTATGAAAATGTACCCAAAATCATACATACAACTTTTTAAACCATACCTATTACTCAGCAATTCAACTAAAACTCTTAATAAACATCGATATATAAACAAATATCATTACATAAATTACCCTACTCAATTTCAAACAACTAACAAAGAATGAAATTCTACACATAAAAAATCATAACAATTATCAAACAATTTCGAACATCTAACAAAGAATGAAACTCTTGCACACAAAAAATCATAACAATTATCAAACAAAGGATGATAGTTAACAAACTCACATAACCATTGAACTGCTGAGCAGCAGCTTCAACTTCAGCAGCCGAAGACATAGTAACAAACCCAAATCCCCTGCTTCTACCAGTAGTCTTATCATAAATCACCTACAAAGAAAAAACACAACAATTTCAAATTTTGACACAAACCCATTATTATCCATCCAAAAAagacaacaaatttcaaaacctaCCTCAACCATCTCAACATTCCCCGCACTTTCAAAAATCTCCGCAAGTTGCGCACTATCCACACTGAACGGAAGGTTCCCAACAAACAGCCTCTGGTTAGCAGAGTAGCTTCTAGTATCTCCACCCTCAAAAGTATCCTCTTCCTGGTCAAACTCAGACGAAACCGCAACGCGGGTAACAAACCGGTGACTCAAAGACAACGTCTTACGAAGAGAGCCACATGAAAAGGGTTTGAAATTCGTGTTGAGTGAGAAGGAAGGGAGTGCAGAGAAACATGTAGAGGTTTTGGTTCGGAGAGAGGGAAGGGCTAGGGAGGTTGCAGAGGTAGACATTGTTGAGGAAATGGATAAGGTTGGAGAGAGGGGAGTTAGGGTTTATTGATAGGGTTTGGGAAATGGAGTGAGGAGTGTGATATTTATGGAAGGGAAGGGATTTATGGTGATAAGGTGAGATATGATGTTGTGTGATTTTACTAATTTGTCCTTTGTAATTTGTAAGATATTTTGATTCGTGTTTTAGAAATGTATACGTGGACGGTGGAATTTGGACGTCGTGGtggtgaatgaaaaaaaaaactgtaAAGAATGGGTTTGTTAGATTAACTTATTGAGAAAAACGGTTGATGaatttaaaaatgattattttCTACTAACTTGGGGGTTTGGATC from Vicia villosa cultivar HV-30 ecotype Madison, WI unplaced genomic scaffold, Vvil1.0 ctg.002202F_1_1, whole genome shotgun sequence includes:
- the LOC131638178 gene encoding 29 kDa ribonucleoprotein A, chloroplastic-like, with the translated sequence MSTSATSLALPSLRTKTSTCFSALPSFSLNTNFKPFSCGSLRKTLSLSHRFVTRVAVSSEFDQEEDTFEGGDTRSYSANQRLFVGNLPFSVDSAQLAEIFESAGNVEMVEVIYDKTTGRSRGFGFVTMSSAAEVEAAAQQFNGYLVDGRELRVNSGPPPPRENSRFGDNPRYGGENSRFGDNPRYGGENSRFGDSSGSRGPPRGGSDSEHRVHVGNLAWGVDNLALESLFQEQGRVIEAKVIYDRESGRSRGFGFVTFGSAEEVNGAIQSLDGVDLNGRAIRVSPADSRPKRQF